A region from the Streptomyces sp. 3214.6 genome encodes:
- a CDS encoding IS1380 family transposase: MKKRIGSYPRVRVEGSGRGVVSQAGAVLLVETVRKTGLDTAISAALTPWRKPRAVHDPGKILLDVALAVALGGDCLADVGMLRAEPAVFGPVASDPTVSRLIDTLAAGGQRALNAIRSARSQVRQHVWKLAGQTAPDATGSVTVDLDGVLVIAHSDKEDTAATWKKTFGHHPLMGFVDHGTGGSGEPVAALLRPGNAGSNTAADHITTTQLALAQLPKSYRRGRRTLIRTDSAGGTHEFVAWLAKRGRWLSYSVGMTITDAIHQAVLKVPLAAWTPAVEPDGEIRDGAWVAELTGNMLDGWPKGIRLIVRKERPHPGAQLRITDADGMRITCFATNTTGRPIAELELRHRLRARAEDRIRAARATGLRNLPLHDTAQNRVWLEIVQIALDLLAWMPMLALNGKARLWEPRRLRLRLFSPAGRLVTTGRRQILRLARHWPWTHVVTGALERLDQLPNPV; encoded by the coding sequence GTGAAGAAGCGTATCGGGTCGTACCCGCGTGTCCGCGTTGAGGGCAGCGGTCGTGGAGTGGTCTCGCAGGCAGGGGCCGTGCTGCTGGTGGAGACGGTCCGCAAGACGGGCCTGGATACTGCGATATCTGCGGCTCTGACACCCTGGCGCAAGCCGCGGGCGGTGCACGATCCCGGCAAGATTTTGCTGGATGTGGCGCTCGCGGTCGCCCTCGGTGGCGACTGCCTGGCCGACGTCGGCATGCTGCGGGCCGAGCCGGCCGTGTTCGGGCCGGTGGCCTCGGACCCGACAGTCTCCCGGCTGATCGACACGCTCGCCGCGGGCGGCCAACGCGCCCTGAACGCGATCCGTAGTGCCCGCTCCCAAGTACGCCAACACGTATGGAAGTTGGCTGGGCAGACGGCGCCGGATGCGACCGGCTCTGTGACCGTGGACCTGGACGGCGTTCTGGTGATCGCGCACTCCGACAAGGAAGACACGGCTGCGACCTGGAAGAAGACCTTCGGTCACCATCCGCTGATGGGCTTCGTCGACCACGGGACGGGCGGGTCCGGCGAACCGGTGGCCGCTCTGCTCAGGCCCGGGAACGCGGGCAGTAACACCGCCGCCGACCACATCACCACCACCCAGCTGGCCCTGGCCCAGCTGCCCAAGTCCTATCGGCGCGGGCGCCGGACGCTGATCCGCACCGACTCCGCGGGCGGCACCCACGAGTTCGTGGCCTGGCTCGCGAAACGCGGACGGTGGCTGTCGTACTCGGTGGGCATGACCATCACCGACGCAATTCACCAGGCCGTACTCAAGGTGCCGCTCGCGGCATGGACGCCGGCCGTCGAGCCCGACGGAGAGATCCGCGACGGGGCTTGGGTCGCCGAACTCACCGGCAACATGCTCGACGGCTGGCCGAAGGGCATACGGCTGATCGTTCGGAAGGAACGGCCGCACCCCGGCGCCCAGTTGAGGATCACGGACGCCGACGGGATGCGGATCACGTGCTTCGCCACCAACACCACCGGCCGGCCCATCGCCGAGCTCGAACTCCGCCACCGCCTGCGGGCACGGGCCGAGGACCGCATCCGGGCAGCCCGCGCGACCGGCCTGCGGAACCTGCCCCTGCATGACACCGCGCAAAACAGGGTCTGGCTGGAGATCGTCCAGATCGCACTCGACCTGCTGGCCTGGATGCCGATGCTTGCGCTGAACGGCAAGGCCCGGCTCTGGGAGCCCCGCCGCTTGCGGCTCCGCCTGTTCAGCCCGGCCGGCCGGCTCGTCACCACCGGCCGCCGCCAGATTCTCCGCCTCGCCCGCCACTGGCCCTGGACCCATGTCGTCACCGGCGCCCTGGAACGGCTCGATCAACTGCCCAACCCGGTCTGA
- the rpmE gene encoding 50S ribosomal protein L31, protein MKRDIHPEYVETQVSCTCGASFTTRSTIESGAIRADVCSECHPFYTGKQKILDTGGRVARFEARFGKAAAGSKK, encoded by the coding sequence TTGAAGCGCGACATCCACCCCGAGTACGTCGAGACGCAGGTCAGCTGCACCTGTGGCGCCTCGTTCACCACCCGTAGCACGATCGAGAGCGGAGCCATCCGCGCCGACGTCTGCTCCGAGTGCCACCCGTTCTACACGGGCAAGCAGAAGATCCTCGACACCGGTGGCCGTGTGGCCCGCTTCGAGGCCCGCTTCGGCAAGGCCGCCGCAGGCTCCAAGAAGTAG